In the Gammaproteobacteria bacterium genome, one interval contains:
- a CDS encoding methyl-accepting chemotaxis protein produces MASRLKLATKLQLMVGALMVLVILSTLGIIFVRTSGSLDTIHEQRVSVLQGVADHYFAGKVEKLATYSHILAGDEAIAAAVAAGDSTALQAILPPLFQRLHQLDQDINTIEVTDAHGIVLVRGHNPAKSGDDKSKTRLFGNALKSRTAEAGVNVSSSTGLLSFDAITPVEAGGRFAGLFKVGYYPKSRNLEELKGLLDAEAAVVMENRDKPIDATVKSKYQVDSRHYAGQRLLVYGATFDHDLAAAFLGSSRDEAGHTRIDGAPHRLERLGVSLDGTPVREFSLLIAVPQRERTAVLSALGLSGSVVALIGIAAVVLVAWLITKSFTRPITHIITGLSSGAGQVAQAAHQVADASQQLAEGASEQAASLEETSSALEEMAAQTRQNADHADQADRSIKDTVNAVNSGVTSMEHMNAVIKEIASSAKQTSNIIKTIDDIAFQTNLLALNAAVEAARAGESGKGFAVVAEEVRNLAQRSAEAARNTGQLIEQSQKIAGDGVTMAGEVAKQLETIRDSSIAVSTLVGEIAAASKEQAGGIDQVNTATTEMDKVVQQNAADSEESASAAEELSAQAAEMSRAVHALEILIDGNGSTADEGPSAAAPPRPPHPAPNHRHAVTARSLSPGRHGPGKKSAAERAIPLDDDDLSDF; encoded by the coding sequence ATGGCGTCCAGACTCAAACTGGCGACGAAGCTGCAGCTGATGGTCGGAGCCCTCATGGTCCTGGTCATCCTGTCCACCCTCGGCATCATCTTCGTCAGGACCTCCGGCTCCCTCGACACCATTCACGAACAACGGGTCTCCGTCCTCCAGGGCGTGGCCGACCATTACTTCGCCGGGAAAGTGGAGAAACTGGCCACCTATTCCCACATTCTCGCCGGTGACGAGGCCATCGCCGCCGCGGTAGCGGCGGGTGACAGCACGGCCCTGCAGGCCATCCTGCCGCCCCTCTTCCAGCGGCTTCATCAGTTGGACCAGGACATCAACACCATCGAGGTGACGGATGCCCACGGTATCGTCCTGGTGCGCGGGCACAATCCCGCGAAGTCCGGCGACGACAAGTCCAAGACGCGCCTGTTCGGCAATGCCCTCAAGTCCAGGACGGCCGAGGCCGGGGTCAATGTGTCCTCCTCCACCGGCCTGCTGAGCTTCGATGCCATCACCCCGGTCGAGGCCGGCGGCCGCTTCGCGGGCCTGTTCAAGGTCGGCTACTACCCCAAATCCCGCAATCTCGAAGAATTAAAGGGCCTGCTCGACGCCGAGGCGGCCGTGGTGATGGAAAACCGCGACAAGCCCATCGACGCCACCGTCAAGTCGAAGTACCAGGTCGACAGCCGGCACTATGCCGGACAACGACTGCTGGTCTACGGCGCCACCTTCGACCACGATCTCGCCGCGGCCTTCCTGGGGTCCTCCCGAGATGAGGCGGGCCACACCCGCATCGACGGCGCCCCCCACAGGCTCGAACGGCTGGGCGTCTCCCTCGATGGCACCCCGGTACGGGAATTCTCGCTGCTCATAGCCGTGCCCCAACGGGAGCGCACCGCCGTCCTGTCGGCCCTGGGGCTCTCCGGCTCGGTGGTGGCCCTCATCGGCATCGCTGCCGTGGTCCTCGTCGCCTGGCTGATCACGAAATCCTTTACCCGGCCCATCACCCACATCATCACGGGTCTGTCCTCGGGAGCCGGCCAGGTCGCCCAGGCGGCCCATCAGGTGGCGGACGCCAGCCAGCAGCTGGCCGAGGGAGCGAGCGAGCAGGCCGCATCCCTGGAAGAGACCTCATCGGCCCTCGAGGAGATGGCCGCCCAGACCCGCCAGAACGCCGACCACGCCGATCAGGCCGACCGCTCCATCAAGGACACCGTCAATGCCGTCAACTCCGGCGTCACCTCCATGGAGCACATGAACGCCGTCATCAAGGAGATCGCCAGCTCGGCCAAGCAGACCTCCAACATCATCAAGACCATCGACGACATCGCTTTTCAAACCAACCTCCTGGCACTCAACGCCGCCGTCGAGGCCGCCCGCGCCGGCGAATCCGGCAAGGGTTTCGCCGTGGTGGCCGAGGAAGTGAGGAATCTGGCCCAGCGCTCCGCCGAGGCTGCCCGCAACACCGGCCAGCTCATCGAACAGTCGCAGAAGATCGCCGGCGACGGCGTCACCATGGCCGGGGAAGTGGCGAAACAGCTGGAGACGATTCGCGACTCCTCCATCGCGGTAAGCACCCTCGTGGGTGAGATCGCCGCCGCCTCCAAGGAGCAGGCGGGGGGTATCGACCAAGTGAACACGGCCACCACCGAGATGGACAAGGTGGTGCAGCAGAATGCCGCCGACTCCGAGGAATCCGCCAGCGCCGCCGAAGAACTCTCGGCCCAGGCCGCCGAGATGTCGCGTGCCGTGCACGCCCTCGAGATCCTGATCGACGGCAACGGCTCGACCGCAGATGAAGGCCCCTCCGCGGCCGCCCCTCCGCGGCCACCGCATCCCGCCCCGAACCACCGTCACGCCGTGACCGCACGCTCACTGTCCCCGGGGCGACATGGGCCAGGGAAAAAGAGCGCCGCGGAAAGGGCCATCCCATTGGACGACGACGACCTCTCCGATTTCTAG
- a CDS encoding ATP-binding protein yields the protein MMSLRRQLLSTLGTIIVVIWLVVTVATVLATRQEVGRLLDARLAAVAHALSTATDEAEAAAGSELKGAANPGLVSLVYQVWSPSGRLLSASPDAPVTPLSGPTPGYGEAHVEGHGWRLLTASLQEGDVIHVAVRSADRDELMLAALGRALMPVFLALLFILAGLWFGIRTCLHPLARLSAEIATRDANNLEPLQVRRVPQEIRPLVAEVNSMLGRLEEAFGRFDRFAADAAHELRAPVTAIRNQAEAGLAVATEDERRHALKQILKVSKNCSELVEQVLLLARLEGDWNVMMDSELELEALSRDVMSDVAPKALVKGLDLSFRGHGPVYVRGNEELMRVLIRNLLDNAIRCTPAGGSVKLDISGDANGIHMFVEDTGPGIPAKKRSQVLQRFCRLPAAVGEGYGIGLSIVERIAEVHKGRVLLEDGSSGRGLKVGVCFRA from the coding sequence ATGATGTCTCTCCGCCGCCAGCTGCTCTCCACCCTGGGCACGATCATCGTGGTGATCTGGCTGGTGGTTACCGTTGCCACGGTACTCGCCACCCGACAGGAAGTAGGGCGGTTGCTGGATGCCCGGCTGGCAGCGGTGGCTCACGCGCTGTCCACCGCCACAGATGAGGCGGAAGCCGCAGCCGGCAGCGAACTCAAAGGTGCCGCCAATCCCGGCCTGGTGTCCCTGGTCTACCAGGTGTGGTCGCCGTCGGGCCGCCTGCTGAGCGCCAGCCCCGACGCGCCCGTCACACCCCTCTCCGGTCCCACGCCGGGCTACGGGGAAGCGCATGTGGAAGGCCACGGCTGGCGCCTCCTGACCGCGTCTCTACAGGAGGGGGACGTCATCCATGTCGCGGTCCGCTCCGCCGATCGTGATGAGCTGATGCTGGCGGCCCTCGGAAGGGCCCTGATGCCGGTATTCCTGGCGCTCCTGTTTATTCTCGCGGGGCTATGGTTCGGTATTCGCACCTGCCTGCACCCTCTCGCTCGTCTGTCGGCGGAGATTGCCACGCGGGACGCGAACAATCTGGAGCCCCTGCAGGTGCGACGTGTGCCGCAGGAGATCCGTCCCCTGGTGGCTGAAGTGAACTCTATGCTGGGCCGACTGGAAGAGGCCTTCGGCCGTTTCGACCGCTTCGCCGCCGATGCCGCCCACGAGCTGCGGGCCCCGGTGACTGCGATCCGGAATCAGGCCGAGGCCGGTCTGGCGGTGGCGACGGAGGATGAGCGACGGCACGCCCTGAAGCAGATCCTCAAGGTATCGAAGAACTGCAGCGAACTGGTGGAACAGGTCCTGTTGCTGGCGCGCCTCGAGGGCGATTGGAACGTGATGATGGACAGCGAACTCGAACTCGAGGCCCTGTCCCGGGATGTCATGAGCGATGTGGCGCCGAAGGCGCTGGTGAAGGGACTCGATCTATCCTTCCGGGGACATGGGCCGGTGTATGTTCGTGGCAATGAGGAACTCATGCGGGTGCTGATCCGCAACCTCCTCGACAACGCCATTCGCTGCACCCCGGCTGGCGGCAGTGTAAAGCTGGATATCAGCGGCGATGCCAACGGTATCCATATGTTCGTGGAGGATACCGGTCCGGGGATACCCGCCAAGAAGCGCAGCCAGGTATTGCAGCGTTTCTGCCGGCTGCCCGCGGCCGTGGGCGAGGGTTACGGTATCGGGCTGTCCATCGTCGAGCGCATCGCCGAGGTCCATAAGGGACGCGTGCTGCTGGAAGACGGTAGCAGTGGCAGGGGGCTCAAGGTCGGCGTGTGCTTCCGCGCCTGA